The following are encoded together in the Acidovorax sp. KKS102 genome:
- a CDS encoding Fe(3+) ABC transporter substrate-binding protein, which produces MSKTVKALLSACALAAAAGAVHAQEQVVNLYSARHYSTDEALYTGFTKATGIKINRVDADDAGILARLKAEGAASPADVILLVDAARLYKGEVDGLFQPIQSKVLNDAIPANLRSQPAADGGISWFGLSTRARVIVYNKVKMQKADVDTYEELGDPKNKGKLCIRSGSHPYNLSLFGAVTEHMGEQKAEAWLKGMVANLARPPKGGDTDQIKAVAAGECDIAVTNTYYLARMMRSNKPEDVAVVNKVGVVFPNQESWGTHLNIAGGAVAKHSKNQANAIKFLEYLASPEAQNYFANGNNEWPAAKGVTLDNPALKAMTGGKPFKSETIPISAVGANTTKVQQMLDRVGFQ; this is translated from the coding sequence CCGCTGCAGGCGCCGTGCACGCCCAGGAACAAGTGGTCAACCTCTACTCGGCCCGCCACTACTCCACCGACGAAGCGCTGTACACCGGCTTTACCAAGGCCACGGGCATCAAGATCAACCGCGTGGACGCGGACGATGCCGGCATCCTGGCCCGGCTGAAGGCCGAGGGCGCTGCTTCTCCCGCTGACGTGATCCTGCTGGTGGACGCTGCCCGCCTGTACAAGGGCGAGGTGGACGGCCTGTTCCAGCCCATCCAGTCCAAGGTGCTGAACGATGCCATCCCCGCCAATCTGCGCAGCCAGCCTGCAGCGGACGGCGGTATCTCGTGGTTTGGCCTGTCCACCCGTGCGCGCGTGATCGTCTACAACAAGGTCAAGATGCAAAAGGCCGATGTGGACACCTACGAAGAGCTGGGTGACCCCAAGAACAAGGGCAAGCTGTGCATCCGCTCCGGCTCGCACCCCTACAACCTGAGCCTGTTCGGCGCGGTGACGGAACACATGGGCGAACAAAAGGCCGAAGCCTGGCTCAAGGGCATGGTGGCCAACCTGGCCCGCCCGCCCAAGGGCGGCGACACTGACCAGATCAAGGCCGTGGCCGCCGGCGAGTGCGATATCGCCGTGACCAACACCTACTATCTGGCGCGCATGATGCGGTCCAACAAGCCCGAAGACGTAGCCGTGGTCAACAAGGTGGGCGTGGTGTTCCCCAACCAGGAATCCTGGGGCACGCACCTGAACATCGCTGGCGGCGCAGTGGCCAAGCACTCCAAGAATCAGGCCAACGCCATCAAGTTCCTCGAATACCTGGCCAGCCCCGAGGCACAGAACTACTTTGCGAATGGCAACAACGAGTGGCCCGCAGCCAAAGGCGTGACGCTGGACAACCCGGCACTCAAGGCCATGACCGGTGGCAAGCCTTTCAAGAGCGAGACCATCCCGATCAGCGCGGTGGGTGCAAACACCACCAAGGTGCAGCAGATGCTGGACCGCGTGGGCTTCCAGTAA
- a CDS encoding 3-hydroxyacyl-CoA dehydrogenase: MDIQGKVFIVTGGASGLGEGTARMLAAQGGTVVIADMQAEKGEAVAKEIGGAFVKCDVSNEADGQAVVAKAVSLGKLVGLVNCAGIAPAEKTVGKNGAHALALFSKTITVNLIGSFNMIRLAAEAMSKNEPESTGERGVLISTASVAAYDGQIGQAAYAASKGGVVGMTLPIARDLARNGIRNMTIAPGIFGTPMLFGMPQEVQDALAAGVPFPSRLGTPQDYAKLVRHILENDMLNGEVIRLDGAIRLAPR, encoded by the coding sequence ATGGACATCCAAGGCAAGGTATTCATCGTCACCGGCGGCGCATCGGGCCTGGGCGAAGGCACAGCACGCATGCTGGCCGCCCAGGGCGGCACCGTGGTCATTGCCGACATGCAGGCCGAAAAAGGCGAGGCTGTGGCCAAGGAAATCGGCGGCGCCTTCGTGAAGTGCGATGTGAGCAACGAGGCCGATGGCCAGGCCGTGGTGGCCAAGGCCGTGTCGCTGGGCAAGCTGGTGGGCCTGGTGAACTGCGCCGGCATCGCCCCCGCCGAGAAGACCGTGGGCAAGAACGGCGCGCATGCGCTGGCCCTGTTCAGCAAGACCATCACGGTCAACCTGATCGGCAGCTTCAACATGATCCGCCTGGCCGCCGAGGCCATGAGCAAGAACGAGCCCGAGTCCACCGGCGAGCGTGGCGTGCTGATCTCCACGGCCAGCGTGGCTGCCTATGACGGCCAGATCGGCCAGGCCGCCTATGCAGCCTCCAAGGGCGGCGTGGTGGGCATGACCCTGCCAATTGCCCGTGACCTGGCACGCAACGGCATCCGCAACATGACCATTGCGCCCGGCATCTTCGGCACCCCCATGCTGTTTGGCATGCCGCAAGAAGTGCAGGACGCGCTGGCCGCTGGCGTGCCCTTCCCCAGCCGGCTGGGCACCCCGCAGGACTACGCCAAGCTGGTGCGCCACATCCTCGAAAACGACATGCTCAATGGCGAGGTGATCCGTCTGGACGGTGCCATTCGCCTGGCTCCACGCTGA